TACCTTAGCATCATGTGCACTTCCTTCCCATCCCGAATATACATATGTGAACATCATATTGAAATCACAAACACACATAACATTTTGTGTAATTGTTGTCTTTCTACCTCTACATGACATTTGTTTGTCAGCAGGAACCCATGCACTTATATGTGTACCATCAATTGCACCTATGGAATTCTATAACCAGAAAATCCAATGAGtacctttaaaacaaaataaaataaatgaataaaatatgaAGTAGTTAAATATTAAACAATATTGCATACATACCTTGAACCACGGATAGTACTTGTGGTTACTTTTAATGCTATCAGGCAAGTTTGTGGAATCTGGTCTTATAAGCTCTTTCCCCAATCGACATACTGCTCTTAAAACTTCCTTAAAACAACTTGAAACTGTTTGCGTGGAATGCTGAAAGCGATTTGCAACAACTCTGTGCCGAACACCATGACCAAGAATGAATAAGAACATTGCAACTTTTTCATCAACAAACACATCCCTTGAGTCACTTAAGTAGTTTTTCTCCCTCAACTCATTACAGAATCTAACAAAGCATGGCTTCCTCATTCGAAATAAATCAAAGCAAACTGTTCCTGATCCATTCAATATTTCATTAACAAATTCACGACCAGACAATTTAGAATCATTCATCACTGTTTTATTCAAATGATTCTGGTAATAATCATAAACCATATTAATCATTAGCATCTCTGCCATTTCATCATCACTTGAACCTGAAGAATCTCCATCAATATCCATAATGGAAATAACCTGTCATTTAATTTATATAACAAAATCTCAATaactaaatcataacaaaacaTCCAGCACATTTAATAATCATATATAACTAAAAATCCATCACATTACAACCATAGTAAAATATCCAACACACTCAATaacataaaaataagaaaatattcaGCGCATTCAAATTCAACACAAAGACATTAAATAAAGTACTTAAGGAGTATATCTCCTAACAAACACAAGATAAGCAAATTAAAGTTCCACCCCTAAAGTCTATGAAGCCATGCATGTCTCATTTCAGCGGACATAGCAAGAAACATCTCTCTATATTCAGCCTCCTTAAACTTTTCACAAGCTTTCATATAGGTATCCACTGAGATGCCTTCAATTCCTTCAAGTGCAGTCACACACTTAGTAATTGAATAATCAGGCGTTACAATGGACGAAGTGGCCTCCATACTATGACCCCTATACCTTTCAGCCCTTGCCTTGGATGCATCAGCCCATGCTGCTAGTGCATCTCCCAT
This portion of the Lotus japonicus ecotype B-129 chromosome 3, LjGifu_v1.2 genome encodes:
- the LOC130745015 gene encoding uncharacterized protein LOC130745015, which translates into the protein MDIDGDSSGSSDDEMAEMLMINMVYDYYQNHLNKTVMNDSKLSGREFVNEILNGSGTVCFDLFRMRKPCFVRFCNELREKNYLSDSRDVFVDEKVAMFLFILGHGVRHRVVANRFQHSTQTVSSCFKEVLRAVCRLGKELIRPDSTNLPDSIKSNHKYYPWFKNSIGAIDGTHISAWVPADKQMSCRGRKTTITQNVMCVCDFNMMFTYVYSGWEGSAHDAKVFLDALTNPNAEFPWPPRGYPCTGGFLPPFRGERYHAQEYRGQGRQPKNREELFNYRHSSLRMTIERCFGVLKNRFPILKLMPSYKPCRQPLIVTACCAIHNYIRKWNLNDELFRMWEELDPAEFNSMNEGSSTAGTTSHDDNLARLSNEGATEMAMQRDQIADLMWAHYDIDN